attttattctacaGAACTTGAGCTATTAATATGTGAAATGTTGGTTCTACCTTCAGTTGTAGAATTGTTCAGTTTAGTAAGGAGTAACCTGTTTCCTTTTAGATATGCATAAAAATTGGCAAAGGTGGAATTAGTTATATCAAGCACAAAACAGAAAGCTCTGAAAAGTCACTTTTAATGCCATGATTCAACTTAAATTCTAAACCCAATTAGAAGATAAAAGCACTTGttaaatacaataatttttcCTTAACATAGAGATTGCTAAGAAGTGTATCTTCTGTGTCCAAGTTTAATTATCTGAATTTCTGTCAAGACAGAATTGTAATTGGCTGATTACTCAGCCATACAGCTCCTATCTTCTGCTAAGGGATTGCAAAGGTTGTATTCGTATAATATCTGCTTCCAAAATTCCacactgtttttcctgtttctatCACCTTATGAGGCtcaaaatacaacagaaagAGATCAGAACGATGTTTCTTTGTTAGAAGTATTATTCCTTAATAACTACTAGTCTCTTCAGAGAGCACCATCAATTCCCTCTTGAGAGACAAGCTTAAGAttctggagaggaggaagagtcaaaataatttatgaacTTGACTGTACTGGCCTGGAACATTCTGAGTTACCATTCATGAAACCAGTTTCAGTTGTAACTCATGTAGGCTGCCTAAAcaaatatctttgttttctatgagagaaaaaagggatgGAGACAAAGCAAATGTGCTGTGTCACTAAgtcatatgaaaaataaaaaatacttgaaatcaAAGTAACTTTATGCAAGAAAAAGTCTATGTGATTTCTAGTATTATTTTAGTTACTAGacttccccccttccccctctgTTACCTAGAAACCCCGTCTGTTACCTAGAACATGAGATGATTGAAATATATTCATATGTTTATtgcatatttctttttcaaaatacaggGCAACACATGGAAACAATCAGAAATAGAGTTCTGATATCCAATCTTCTGCCTTGTTTACAGGGATGCATCTTGGGAACTTGAAGAAAATGCATATCAAGACTTACTGCATTGTTATCAACACTGTGATGTTAAAAGGTGTCTCTGCAAGAAAGGAAGAGACTATAATGAACCTGATAGGTATGATACTTTAGCAGGAAAGTACAACTTGGGATAGAAAAGGTTTTTTgacatatttttcattgttgttatttataatttttatttacgtacatgttttggtatttttcagcATCACGTTTTAACGTCAAGCCAACATGTTGTCTAGATAGTGTGTTTGTTTTACTCAATATAATCATAGTTCAATACTGAATTTCTCTAACTTGATCTGGTTATAAAAGCCATGAAAACCAAATTTAAGGGATTATCAGTTACTTTGTCCTCATTTCATACAGGCTGAAGTAGAATTTGTGCATCAACACAGCATGTACCTAAATTAATGTTGTGTGTGTATCATTCAGAGTTTAATTCAGCAATTTATTAGGTATTAAAATACTTATAGCCTAACAAGAAGTTATTGTTGAAGTAGTAGACCTAAGTCAGTAGTTTGAATGTTTCCCTAGAGAGCTCTCCTTTAAAAGAATTACTACTTGGAAAAGCTGACTGGTGGATACCATAAAACAGAGGATTTTGCTGACTAGCAGGATGAGAAGAAAATAGTGCCTGCAATCTGTTGACTTCAGAACAGGGGAGTACTAATAGCCTCACTCAGTGCAAGGTACTGGAACACGAGTAGCTTTTTTTTCTCGTTGCAGCCAGTTATGAGTACCTCTTGTGTGAAGAAAGTCTCCTTGATTAGAATCAGTTCTGCCAGAGTGATAAAATTATGCTTTATTGGTTTAATGTCAGGATTGCACTTACAGCTAGTCTTTGCTTTAACTAGCCTCATTCTTCTGTCTAATTCTAAATAcctacatttttccttttagtaaATGGGAAATTCAGCGTTGCCAGTACTGCGGTTCTCGTGGGACTCATTTGGCCTGTTCATCTCTGAAGTCATGGGAGCAAAACTGGGAGTGCATGGAATGCAGAAGTATCTTTGCAAAATCAGGTGTGAACTTATGGATGTGACAGTGATTTTGTAAATGATAACTTGAGGTTATATAAGCATACTTTGCAACTAGAAAATCCATTAAATTAATGTAATATAATCCTACAGGGAAGTATAGCAAACAGAAAAAGCGTACTTTGGCTGCCTCTGAAAATTCAAATGGAACACCTTGTTTGCTGGAAGAGCCGCCTCCAAAGTCCCCTCGGCAGTCATCTGGATCTCCACGCAGTTTTCTACTCCAGTgtgtaattttctgttttctcacagAAATTGATGATTGCCATAAGATAATACTTTAATGTGAGGAAATGGGAGGAACCTACGTTAAATtgcaaatcaaataaaattagaataaaaaatttAGTGATTGCCGTTTTCTGAGTAAGCCATAAACTCTGGAAATTTGCAGTAGTTATTTGGATTTGGTGGCATGTAAACCATTTTTTAGTTTGGTGAAGATAGATCCTTGTTAAAGAATTTTAACAATTTAGTGGTAACTTAAGAATATACAAATGGGAAAGCTTTAAGTTTGCTTACtggtattttttccattttaatagtGTTCTAGAAGTCTGACTTAAAAGATAGATGTTCATAATAATCTTTTCCTCTGTTGTAATAAAAGCTTTTCAAGTTGGTAAAAACtagtatttttagtttttactTGCTGTGTTAGTCAGGGCTTTTATCTGATGTATGAGATGCAACTAAAAACACATCCTAATTAGTCCACAATGTAATTAAATACAGAatcattattttgaaaattgcaGTTCAGGCACTGGTGGACTTCATGGCAATGGAGATACAAATGAGATTCAGAACTGATTTAGGGGGAAACTATAGTACTACCTTGAAATAGAAGTGTTCATGCATTCTTTAGTTGTATCTTCTTAAAATACGGTTTTGGCTTCTAGATCACCAAAAATAATGTGCCAGAACTTGTCACCGTGCTCACACCTAGAACAGCCAGCATCCAACAGAGTGACAGTGTCCCCATCTCCGGTGATGTCAAACTGGAACTGGTCCCTAAGGCACaagtatttcttctgtttttctgattttgaagaGTAATCTAGCACGTGTCTTTTTACTATATTTCCTAcagactctgtgtgtgtgtggttttgtgtATATGCAGTATCTATATGTATCTGTGTGTATATACAGTATCCATATATATTTCTCTGTGTGAACTTACACagtatgcatatatatttgtgtgtgtgtatatgtatatagtCTGTCAAAAATGAGATAAGTTTACACTTAAAATCGGAATTCGTAGCTTGAGAAAGGCTTCTGCTGTTTATAAATGCTAGAGGGgtgtgaggggaaaagaattGAAACCTACAGAGAGTTTTTAGGTTTGGTGGTAAGGGGATCAAAACCCAGAAATGCATATTTGTCCTTACTGATGCATGGCTAAACATTCTTTAGGAAATAGGGAATAAAAAGAATCCTAATTGCTTTCTTCTAATTAGACAGGTCctaaatttttaatgtttttgtatTTGTACCATATGAATAGTTCGTGATGGTGCTAAAGTCAGTGCTAAAACAACATGTTTTAATATAGAATATTCAGTTTGAGGACAAAATTCATTATCTTCTTGTGAGTAGTTAATTTATGGATTCTACCTTATGTGCTAAAAATTCTGATGAGCGAATAAGGTATTTCTAGTAAATATGGTATTTGAGATAGTTTTGGTTGGAAGCTTGTAAAGAAGACATCTTGGTATTTTTTATGAGAATTTTCTTCCCACTCAAATATACTTTTTTATTATAGTGATGATTATTCTAATTTGGTTGCAAAACATCTGTAAGGCAAAATTATAAACTTCAATTTCTTACTTGTTTCGCTCTGTTTAAATGTTAACTCATGTGATTATTGTTTGGTACCGTGTTGGAGTCACTGAATTAAGAAAATCACTATTTGATTTATGCCAGGGTAATTATTTCTACCTCCTTTTTTCAGGTTTTAGAGGAATTCTAAAACTTGCCACTAtagtgtttaaattttttaaatatatactaAATGTTTTACTGATATAATTCAGGCAATACCTGAATGTGCCACAGTGTTTGAAGAAGTGTTCTTCTTAATAgactatttaaatattttttgtgtaacTGTTGTTAATTATAAATCATAGATTTAATCTGAGAATACATGCAATTTTCTTGTAGGTATTTAAGACAGCAACGAAAGGAAGTTTGTAGTATACTGAAGGAGTTAAAGGTACAAgttcaaacaaaaacaacaagaCTTAACAtcaatgcagaaaatatttggagtAGTGCTTTAAAAGGATTTAGACAGCGCATCTTCAGTCCTACAAACACTATTGAAGTAAATTTCTCAAACTGCAAAAATAGATCCAAGACAAATACTTCTTCTGCATCAAAACACCATTTCTTCCAAGTATTAATGCTTCACCTTCAGAATTCATCATTGCTTGAGGGCTCTTTTGGAAAGAACTTGTCCCTTGATTTTCAAGGTAATTAGTTGCTTTGTTCAAAAGCAAATTGAGAAGTGTataacttaaaatattttttaatcttcagcCAGTATGAGTGTCAGTTCACAAGTATAGTCCTGAAGGATAAAAATCagggattgattttttttattttttcagttctaaAGAGGGATGGTGTGTggatttgtaatttaaaaaatttgggTTTGTTGGAAAAGTCGACTACAACCATGGAAAAACAGCATATAACTAGACTTGGAACTTTTTAGTTagtgtatttgttttctttaatttaatttctttcttcctgacTCACTTTCTCtgctaattattttcctttcctcaaatTCCTAGAGCATTATTTCTCATAATATGCTTCCAAACGACCCCAAGTTAGCTTCTTTGAGTTCTTATGCTTCAGAATTAAATATGAGTTCAGTGTAAAGTGGAAGTTACATCTCCCAATCCTTGATAGTGGCTGAAGAGCTGGTGTAAAAGAATGTGGTAGTCCTATGTAAAAATATGGTCTTATAGTTTGAACTGTCAGAAGATAGCAAAAGTCattaagaaaaaacagcactatgacattttctattaaaaaatgatgatcagaaataatttctatgcatctaaataatacttttttattttcagctttaaaagaaaatctttattttgaagCTGGTAAAATGATTGCCGTTTCTTTGGTTCATGGTGGTCCACCTCCTGgtttcttttccaaaacactGTTCAAATGTCTTGTCTATGGTCCAGAGAATGTGAAGCCAGCTTTGGAAGATGTTGCTGATGTTGATGTAGCACAAACAATAAAAACGGTAATATGCAAtaagtttctttttatttcttgctcaAAACTATATTTGGAGATAGAGAAGGACTTAGTGAATATAAATTTTGTTGAAATTGAAAGGTATATttttcacatatatatatacacacatgtagTAAACAAGTGCCTAACTTATGTTTTTATGCagataaaatatgcaaatagtCTGTCCAGCCTACAGTCTACACTGCAGGACTGCTGTGaattcctcactgctgctggctgtttAAGACCAGTAACAGCTTTGTGTGATAAGAACACGCTGGTGAATGACATACTGATCTATCATGTAATCAAGAGAATTACTTTACCCCTAGaaaggtttgttttgcttgagTTTTCGAACTTCTTGATTCTTCTCCTCACTGCAGCTCTAAAAAATATGTTGCTAAAACTAACTTTCAGGTATTCTTACTTCTCCATTTAAACCACTGAAGTGTACTATAATTTTCAGTTGATTAAGTAGCAATGTTAACTAAGTAGTTAAACTTAAACTTATTTCTCTACATATCTGCTCTGACTTCTCCTTGGTCACATTATATTCCCTTTTCAACCTTATGAAGAAGGCAGATTCACAGTTTTTAAGCTACAGCATCACGAAGACCTTTGCACTGTAAAATTTCTCTAGTTTATGTTCATTTCTAATTCAGAATTGCTTGACTTTAGAATCttcattttagaaatgtttaACATATGTTTAGAATTCAAATGAGTTTTCTAGAGTTCTAATTAGGGAGTTTGTGTGTGCTATTAGGAGTGCAGTATTGTGCAACAAGTGTAAGTTGGCCTGCTTAGAACATAAGCATTGCATTGATGTTTCTGTGAGGTAGTGATGACGTCATTAGCTGGAAAAGTTGCAGCTCTTGAGTGTTCTTTGATTGGTCTCTGGCCTTACTTCCAATTCACATTCTTCATTTGCTCAGTAAAAGTTTGTTGGATGCTATTTTTTCCAACAAGCATGGCCTGCTTTAAATTTCACATATAGTATTACCTCTGACAAATTTGTTTACTCTGTCTCAAAGAGCTATGGAAACTGATTCTTaatgtgaggatttttttaaacgAAGGTCAGAAGAATTTAGTCATTCAGTTCAAGGCCCTCTGGCATTTTTGAACAGTCTatatcatatttttaaattagtgagttaaaaagtaaaacatcaTAATTAGTGCATTTAAACAAATGCACGAATTCAAACACTTAAACATTAAGTTAACTTGAAACACCATGAGGTAGTGGAGTTTTGAGCATTTGAGAGATGGGCTTAAGGTGGGCGTAAGTGAGTAGAACAAGAAATTACTTGTCAATATAAAGGACTGAGAGTAACTGGAGAGTTGGGTATTTTAGCTGTTAAATTTTCTATgccactgggcaccactgaaaagagcctgtCTCTGATCTCCTGTTCTCTTCAGATATTTCTACATGTTGAGATTCCACCTgaaccttctcttctctaggctgaaGAGTCCCTGCGCTCTGAGCCTCTTCTCAAAGGGTTATGCTGTAGTCCTTTAATCTTCCTAGTCACCCTTTGCCAGAACCTGacactgcacacagcacttAAAGTGTGGCCTTACTGCTGCtaagcagagggaaaggatcacctcccttgagCTCCTGGCAACACAATTCCTAGTacagcccaggatgctgctgtcTGCATTT
The DNA window shown above is from Camarhynchus parvulus chromosome 5, STF_HiC, whole genome shotgun sequence and carries:
- the G2E3 gene encoding G2/M phase-specific E3 ubiquitin-protein ligase isoform X1 encodes the protein MVFNTLFLLHDTQPEELRMSKTNNFDVQNTKICVLCGRTDDCPEKYGEKRTYVEYNLTVHYYCLLMSSGIWQRGEEDEGVDGFLITDIRKEVKRAAKLKCNICKKKGASIGCVAPKCKRSYHFPCGIQRECIFQFMEDFRSYCWEHRPVQEFMDKEPRGASQCTICLDLVEHLPVYTVLKSPCCKNAWFHRECLQYQALSAGIFFFRCTVCNNKDKFQIEMLRMGIHIPERDASWELEENAYQDLLHCYQHCDVKRCLCKKGRDYNEPDSKWEIQRCQYCGSRGTHLACSSLKSWEQNWECMECRSIFAKSGKYSKQKKRTLAASENSNGTPCLLEEPPPKSPRQSSGSPRSFLLQSPKIMCQNLSPCSHLEQPASNRVTVSPSPVMSNWNWSLRHKYLRQQRKEVCSILKELKVQVQTKTTRLNINAENIWSSALKGFRQRIFSPTNTIEVNFSNCKNRSKTNTSSASKHHFFQVLMLHLQNSSLLEGSFGKNLSLDFQALKENLYFEAGKMIAVSLVHGGPPPGFFSKTLFKCLVYGPENVKPALEDVADVDVAQTIKTIKYANSLSSLQSTLQDCCEFLTAAGCLRPVTALCDKNTLVNDILIYHVIKRITLPLESFRQGLKTLGVLEKMQRHPDVFSSIFCYKPERLSAETVYNLFTIHSSSDVNKVEGADFWMGYLQDVESGDSVVTLEDILLFVTGSSYIPAIGFDPEPTIKFLHIRYPIGNRLLNCLELPKTKRYHQFKNKMELTIRNTLRVEREYFCY
- the G2E3 gene encoding G2/M phase-specific E3 ubiquitin-protein ligase isoform X2, whose product is MSKTNNFDVQNTKICVLCGRTDDCPEKYGEKRTYVEYNLTVHYYCLLMSSGIWQRGEEDEGVDGFLITDIRKEVKRAAKLKCNICKKKGASIGCVAPKCKRSYHFPCGIQRECIFQFMEDFRSYCWEHRPVQEFMDKEPRGASQCTICLDLVEHLPVYTVLKSPCCKNAWFHRECLQYQALSAGIFFFRCTVCNNKDKFQIEMLRMGIHIPERDASWELEENAYQDLLHCYQHCDVKRCLCKKGRDYNEPDSKWEIQRCQYCGSRGTHLACSSLKSWEQNWECMECRSIFAKSGKYSKQKKRTLAASENSNGTPCLLEEPPPKSPRQSSGSPRSFLLQSPKIMCQNLSPCSHLEQPASNRVTVSPSPVMSNWNWSLRHKYLRQQRKEVCSILKELKVQVQTKTTRLNINAENIWSSALKGFRQRIFSPTNTIEVNFSNCKNRSKTNTSSASKHHFFQVLMLHLQNSSLLEGSFGKNLSLDFQALKENLYFEAGKMIAVSLVHGGPPPGFFSKTLFKCLVYGPENVKPALEDVADVDVAQTIKTIKYANSLSSLQSTLQDCCEFLTAAGCLRPVTALCDKNTLVNDILIYHVIKRITLPLESFRQGLKTLGVLEKMQRHPDVFSSIFCYKPERLSAETVYNLFTIHSSSDVNKVEGADFWMGYLQDVESGDSVVTLEDILLFVTGSSYIPAIGFDPEPTIKFLHIRYPIGNRLLNCLELPKTKRYHQFKNKMELTIRNTLRVEREYFCY